A genomic region of Halomonas aestuarii contains the following coding sequences:
- a CDS encoding acyl-CoA dehydrogenase C-terminal domain-containing protein codes for MPDYQAPLRDLRFVMDEMLDYPAHYARLPRGEEASPDVVAAILEEGGRFAREVLLPLNQSGDREGCLLEGGEVKAPRGFRQAYAQYVEGGWPGLAADPEHGGQGLPPSLGMVLNEMVCATNLAWGMYPGLSHGAADALRHHGSDEQKATYLTRLVEGSWTGTMCLTEPHCGTDLGLIKTRAVPTEDGAYAITGTKIFISAGEHDLAENIVHLVLAKLPDAPEGSRGISLFVVPKYLPNEAGEPGERNGVVCGSLEHKMGIHGNATCVMNFDEARGFLVGAPHKGLACMFTMMNAARIGVGIQGLGLTEASFQNALAYARDRLQMRALSGAKAPEKAADPIIVHPDVRRMLLTQKAFAEGGRMLVLYTAQMIDLVEHGQDPEETARAETLLGLLTPVVKAFLTEVGFEATNEGVQVFGGHGFIREWGMEQLLRDARITRLYEGTTGIQALDLLGRKVLMSQGESLKVFTREIHKFCQAEEGNAALAEFVRPLARLNQEWGELTMSIGMKAINDREEVGAASVDYLMYAGYVTLAYLFARAARQARAALAEGGDDGAFYRAKLDTARFYYQRLLPRTRAHKAAIEAGAEPLMAISADDFGLGFEI; via the coding sequence ATGCCCGACTACCAGGCCCCCCTGCGCGACCTGCGCTTCGTGATGGACGAGATGCTCGACTATCCGGCCCATTACGCCCGCCTGCCGCGCGGCGAGGAGGCCTCGCCCGACGTGGTGGCCGCCATCCTGGAGGAGGGGGGACGCTTCGCCCGCGAGGTGCTGCTGCCGCTGAACCAGAGCGGGGATCGCGAGGGCTGCCTGCTGGAGGGTGGCGAGGTGAAGGCGCCCAGAGGCTTCAGGCAGGCCTATGCCCAGTACGTGGAGGGCGGCTGGCCGGGGCTCGCCGCAGATCCTGAACACGGTGGCCAGGGGCTGCCGCCCTCGCTTGGCATGGTGCTCAACGAGATGGTCTGCGCCACCAACCTGGCCTGGGGCATGTACCCCGGGCTCTCCCACGGCGCCGCCGACGCCCTGCGACACCACGGCTCCGATGAGCAGAAGGCGACCTACCTGACCCGGCTGGTCGAGGGGTCCTGGACCGGCACCATGTGCCTGACCGAGCCCCACTGCGGCACCGACCTGGGGCTGATCAAGACCCGGGCCGTACCCACCGAGGACGGCGCCTATGCGATCACCGGCACCAAGATCTTCATCTCCGCCGGCGAGCACGACCTCGCCGAGAACATCGTCCACCTGGTGCTGGCCAAGCTGCCGGACGCCCCGGAGGGGTCCCGGGGAATCTCGCTGTTCGTGGTTCCGAAATATCTCCCGAACGAGGCGGGCGAGCCCGGCGAGCGAAACGGTGTGGTATGCGGCTCGCTCGAGCACAAGATGGGCATCCACGGCAACGCCACCTGCGTGATGAACTTCGACGAGGCCCGCGGCTTCCTGGTGGGGGCGCCCCACAAGGGCCTGGCCTGCATGTTCACCATGATGAACGCCGCCCGCATCGGCGTGGGCATCCAGGGCCTCGGCCTCACCGAGGCGAGCTTCCAGAATGCCCTGGCCTACGCCCGCGACCGCCTGCAGATGCGCGCGCTCTCCGGTGCGAAGGCCCCCGAGAAGGCCGCCGACCCGATCATCGTCCACCCGGACGTGCGCCGCATGCTGCTGACCCAGAAGGCCTTCGCCGAGGGCGGCCGGATGCTGGTTCTCTACACCGCCCAGATGATCGACCTCGTCGAGCACGGCCAGGACCCCGAGGAGACGGCCCGCGCCGAGACACTGCTGGGCCTGCTGACCCCGGTCGTCAAGGCCTTTCTCACCGAGGTGGGCTTCGAGGCCACCAACGAGGGCGTCCAGGTGTTCGGCGGGCACGGCTTCATCCGGGAGTGGGGCATGGAGCAGCTGTTGCGCGACGCCCGCATCACCCGCCTCTACGAGGGCACCACCGGCATCCAGGCCCTCGACCTGCTCGGCCGCAAGGTGCTGATGAGCCAGGGCGAGAGCCTCAAGGTCTTCACCAGGGAGATCCACAAGTTCTGCCAGGCCGAGGAGGGCAACGCGGCGCTCGCCGAGTTCGTGCGCCCGCTCGCCAGGCTGAACCAGGAGTGGGGCGAGCTGACCATGAGCATCGGCATGAAGGCCATCAATGACCGCGAGGAAGTGGGGGCGGCCAGCGTCGACTACCTGATGTACGCGGGCTACGTGACGCTGGCCTATCTCTTCGCCCGGGCCGCGAGGCAGGCCAGGGCGGCGCTCGCCGAGGGCGGCGACGACGGTGCCTTCTATCGCGCCAAGCTCGACACCGCGCGCTTCTACTACCAGCGCCTGCTGCCGCGCACCCGCGCCCACAAGGCCGCCATCGAGGCCGGTGCCGAACCGCTGATGGCGATCAGTGCCGACGACTTCGGCCTGGGCTTCGAGATCTGA
- a CDS encoding nucleoside deaminase, with product MITETDRQHLTRCVELAEEALAAGDEPFGSVLVSGDGTVLLEDHNHVAGGDATRHPEFFLARWSAENLTPEARARATVYTSGEHCPMCAAAHGWVGLGRIVYASSSEQLVGWLSEMGVAPPPVRALPIQEIVPNAVVEGPVPEFAERIQALHRRLHEA from the coding sequence ATGATCACCGAGACAGACCGGCAGCACCTGACGCGCTGCGTGGAGCTGGCCGAGGAAGCCCTGGCGGCCGGTGACGAGCCCTTCGGCTCGGTGCTGGTGAGCGGCGATGGCACGGTGTTGCTCGAGGACCACAACCACGTGGCCGGCGGGGATGCCACCCGTCACCCGGAGTTCTTCCTGGCCCGCTGGTCCGCGGAGAACCTGACGCCCGAGGCGCGGGCCCGGGCCACCGTCTACACCTCGGGTGAGCACTGCCCGATGTGCGCCGCTGCCCACGGCTGGGTCGGGCTGGGGCGCATCGTCTACGCCAGTTCCTCCGAGCAGCTGGTCGGCTGGCTCTCGGAGATGGGGGTGGCCCCGCCGCCCGTCCGCGCCCTGCCGATCCAGGAGATAGTGCCGAACGCCGTCGTCGAGGGGCCGGTGCCGGAGTTCGCCGAGAGGATCCAGGCCCTGCACCGGCGCCTGCACGAGGCCTGA
- a CDS encoding TRAP transporter small permease subunit, with the protein MRLINFIESLTLRAGWLGAVLIFPLIGALVYEVFSRYVLDRPTLWAFEISYMVMGAIFMLGMANALRVGQHVSVDILSLQMGARSNALIRLVGYALFLPVLAWLVWELSKYALAAFESQERSGRSAWNPVIWPVFTVWFAGFLLLALQVVAELLKSLATLQGRAPEAEGES; encoded by the coding sequence ATGAGACTCATCAACTTCATCGAATCCTTGACACTCCGTGCCGGTTGGCTCGGTGCGGTGCTGATCTTTCCGCTGATCGGTGCCTTGGTCTACGAGGTCTTCAGTCGCTATGTGCTCGATCGTCCAACACTGTGGGCATTCGAGATCAGTTACATGGTGATGGGAGCGATTTTCATGCTGGGCATGGCCAATGCGCTACGCGTGGGCCAGCACGTCAGCGTCGACATTCTCAGCCTCCAGATGGGAGCACGAAGCAATGCTCTGATCCGGCTGGTGGGGTATGCACTCTTCCTGCCGGTGTTGGCGTGGCTGGTGTGGGAATTGTCGAAGTATGCCCTTGCCGCCTTTGAATCCCAGGAACGATCCGGCCGGTCGGCCTGGAATCCGGTGATATGGCCGGTCTTCACCGTGTGGTTCGCGGGTTTTCTGCTGCTGGCGTTGCAGGTCGTGGCGGAGCTTCTCAAGTCGCTGGCCACCCTCCAGGGCCGAGCACCCGAAGCGGAGGGTGAGTCATGA
- a CDS encoding C4-dicarboxylate ABC transporter substrate-binding protein, whose protein sequence is MHKMTRIAASVGVAAGLAAGSVAAEAAESWRMATPWSGGPWLERDAETFATYVNQLTGGDVEIEVFPGGTLGGALRVTNTVKSGVAEVSHNYINYDYGTDPTAALLAGHSSGLTPEEFMLWMYEGGGVELYEEFRREVFDVVAFPCSILGTEIFLHSNKKVETLEDFQGLRLRTSGAWAEIASRLGASTVVMAGGEIYSALERGVIDAAEWGSPEMNRPTGFQEVAQYVVLPGVHQSGGFLECQVNQEAWDGLSEEQQELLRLAGKLSVYDSWLASSFADLDAYQELIDGPNEMVQLDQSFINAIYEETEKWENQYAAENEWFARVLESQRSFKESMTRWPEYRLPIGGTNN, encoded by the coding sequence ATGCACAAGATGACTCGAATTGCAGCGTCCGTCGGGGTGGCCGCTGGCCTCGCCGCAGGCTCGGTGGCCGCCGAGGCAGCAGAAAGCTGGCGTATGGCCACGCCCTGGAGCGGTGGCCCCTGGCTCGAACGCGATGCGGAAACCTTCGCGACCTACGTCAACCAACTGACCGGCGGCGATGTCGAGATCGAGGTCTTCCCTGGGGGAACCCTGGGTGGCGCGTTGCGCGTGACCAACACCGTGAAGTCCGGGGTGGCCGAGGTGAGTCACAACTACATCAACTATGACTACGGGACCGACCCTACCGCGGCGCTTCTGGCGGGACATTCCAGCGGCCTGACACCGGAAGAGTTCATGCTTTGGATGTATGAAGGCGGCGGCGTGGAACTCTACGAAGAGTTTCGCCGTGAAGTCTTCGATGTGGTGGCCTTCCCTTGCTCCATCTTGGGTACCGAGATCTTCCTGCATTCCAACAAGAAGGTAGAGACCCTGGAGGATTTCCAGGGCCTGCGTCTGCGGACCTCCGGCGCCTGGGCCGAAATTGCCTCTCGCCTCGGTGCCTCTACCGTGGTGATGGCCGGTGGTGAAATCTACAGTGCCCTGGAGAGGGGCGTGATTGATGCCGCCGAGTGGGGCAGCCCTGAGATGAACCGACCCACCGGTTTCCAGGAAGTGGCTCAGTACGTGGTTCTGCCCGGTGTGCACCAGTCCGGCGGCTTCCTTGAATGCCAGGTCAATCAGGAGGCCTGGGATGGTCTGAGCGAGGAGCAACAGGAACTCCTTCGCCTGGCAGGCAAGCTGAGCGTCTATGATTCCTGGCTGGCCAGTTCCTTCGCGGATCTGGATGCCTATCAGGAACTGATCGACGGTCCCAACGAGATGGTCCAGCTCGATCAGTCCTTCATCAATGCCATCTATGAAGAGACCGAGAAGTGGGAGAATCAATACGCCGCGGAGAACGAGTGGTTCGCTCGCGTACTGGAATCTCAGAGAAGCTTCAAGGAGTCAATGACCCGCTGGCCTGAGTATCGTCTGCCGATTGGCGGTACCAATAACTGA
- a CDS encoding tetratricopeptide repeat protein: MNMRRALPVCAATLILGGCAASPYGTPPDTSDPWELVHSARAWLEKGRPRGALPSLHQAQRNLEGLDPQGREYRHLEAAIMNEYGRVYEMTSNLVQAEAALREADRISLSIPEIRPLALDITYNLSTVLERQNRPGESCEYLRRAHATIIDLGETPSPPPEGYGGHRQTFIDQTVMPRIEARANRIDCRL, translated from the coding sequence ATGAACATGCGACGTGCGTTGCCGGTCTGCGCTGCCACGCTCATCCTCGGCGGCTGTGCCGCCAGCCCCTACGGCACCCCGCCGGATACCTCGGATCCCTGGGAACTGGTCCATTCCGCACGCGCCTGGCTGGAGAAGGGTCGCCCCCGGGGGGCCCTCCCCAGTCTTCATCAGGCACAACGAAACCTGGAAGGCCTTGATCCACAGGGACGGGAATACCGTCACCTCGAGGCGGCGATCATGAACGAGTACGGGCGGGTCTACGAGATGACCAGCAACCTGGTCCAGGCAGAGGCAGCCCTGCGGGAAGCCGACAGGATCAGCCTCTCTATCCCCGAGATTCGTCCCCTGGCGCTCGATATCACGTACAACCTGTCGACGGTGCTCGAGCGACAGAACAGACCCGGGGAGAGCTGCGAGTATCTGCGTCGGGCCCATGCCACGATCATCGACCTGGGCGAGACCCCTTCACCGCCACCGGAGGGCTACGGTGGCCATCGCCAGACGTTTATCGACCAGACCGTGATGCCCAGGATCGAGGCGCGGGCGAACCGCATCGACTGTCGGCTCTGA
- a CDS encoding HTH domain-containing protein: MSRTTRLYDLLQVMRQHDGRISGPDLAEALGISLRSLYQDIAALRAVGVEIANEPGVGYVLAPGVLVPPLNLTEAQFDALALGLGRVRDDVTAPLSSSAGEVLGRVSEAMPHEFGEGLARIGLEEKPPADVPPADVDTRPRELVFYTNPLSRGGIVHWMLEELGVPYRTVTLEYGPAMKSPDYLAINPMGKVPAIRHGDEVITEAAAICAYLADAFPAAGLAPPPAARADYYRWLFFAAGPLEGALGLNALGVHPTPEQQVQLGSGDLWTVLDTLSSAVAGRRNIAGDTFSAADIVVGSHLGWGMHFGTIPRRPEFVAYCEGLRDRPARARCEAFVEQALSPLA, from the coding sequence ATGTCCCGCACGACTCGCCTGTACGACCTGCTTCAGGTGATGCGTCAACACGATGGCCGCATCAGCGGGCCCGACCTCGCCGAGGCGCTCGGCATCTCGCTGCGGTCGCTGTACCAGGATATCGCCGCGTTACGGGCGGTGGGTGTCGAGATCGCCAATGAGCCCGGGGTCGGGTATGTCCTCGCGCCCGGCGTACTGGTGCCCCCGCTGAACCTGACCGAGGCGCAGTTCGACGCGCTCGCCCTGGGCCTGGGCCGGGTCAGGGACGATGTCACCGCGCCGCTGTCGAGCTCCGCCGGCGAGGTGCTGGGACGCGTGTCCGAGGCGATGCCCCATGAGTTCGGGGAGGGACTCGCCAGGATCGGCCTGGAGGAAAAGCCCCCCGCGGATGTGCCGCCGGCGGACGTCGACACCCGCCCGCGGGAACTCGTCTTCTACACCAACCCGCTCTCCCGGGGCGGGATCGTGCACTGGATGCTCGAGGAGCTCGGCGTGCCCTATCGCACCGTCACCCTCGAGTACGGTCCCGCGATGAAGTCGCCCGACTACCTGGCCATCAATCCCATGGGCAAGGTGCCGGCGATTCGCCACGGGGACGAGGTCATCACCGAGGCCGCCGCGATCTGTGCCTACCTAGCCGATGCCTTTCCCGCGGCCGGGCTGGCGCCGCCGCCCGCCGCCAGGGCCGACTACTACCGCTGGCTGTTCTTCGCCGCCGGGCCCCTCGAGGGCGCACTCGGGCTCAACGCCCTGGGGGTCCACCCCACGCCCGAGCAGCAGGTACAGCTCGGTTCCGGCGACCTCTGGACGGTGCTCGACACCCTTTCCAGTGCGGTCGCCGGGCGTCGCAACATCGCCGGCGACACCTTCAGCGCGGCGGACATCGTCGTCGGCTCGCACCTCGGCTGGGGCATGCACTTCGGCACCATCCCCCGGCGCCCCGAGTTCGTGGCCTACTGCGAGGGCCTGAGGGACCGGCCGGCGCGTGCCCGCTGCGAGGCGTTCGTCGAGCAGGCGCTCTCGCCGCTGGCCTGA
- a CDS encoding 2TM domain-containing protein, with protein sequence MENQEAFNKAKKKVEAKIGFYIHLGIYVVVNIMLVAINLLTSSQYFWFKWPLIGWGIGVLLHGLGVFAFPGESAIKERMIKREMKKAGRKKH encoded by the coding sequence ATGGAAAACCAGGAAGCTTTCAACAAAGCGAAGAAAAAGGTAGAGGCCAAGATCGGATTCTATATTCATCTGGGCATTTACGTGGTGGTGAATATCATGCTGGTGGCTATCAATCTTCTCACATCAAGCCAATACTTCTGGTTCAAGTGGCCACTTATTGGATGGGGCATTGGCGTACTCCTTCATGGGCTGGGGGTCTTCGCTTTCCCTGGAGAGTCAGCTATCAAGGAAAGGATGATTAAAAGAGAGATGAAGAAAGCTGGCCGTAAGAAGCACTGA
- a CDS encoding sensor domain-containing protein — protein MNQHDLMVPTEMMDLLPDTICMVDAQGRYVFVSAACERLLGYTQAELVGSNMIDLVHPEDREETLAAASEIMGGQFKMHFQNRYVRKDGRIVHIMWSARWSEDNCLRLAVARDITELKHAERMQGAIYRISEAAHDADRLADLYPHVHRIIGELLPAENFFVVLSDPALERISFPYFVDEREGDPGVQKLDARPRIAEVIRTGKPLLAPASSDHPDWLGVPLMTRSGVMGALVLKTYAEGVHYSGEDRELLQFVSTQVATAIERKQAESRLHHMAHYDPLTDLPNRTLFNDRFEMALLRAHRFGEQLALLVLDLDLFKHINDTLGHAVGDQVLRQVSRRLEHCLRTMDTVGRIGGDEFTVLLTDIQGSDDVDLIVEKIRAVLDQPLDLDGRPLVVSASIGSALYPEHGENIDQLFNHADAGMYTMKRRVAS, from the coding sequence ATGAATCAGCATGACCTCATGGTACCCACCGAGATGATGGATCTCCTGCCCGACACGATCTGCATGGTCGATGCCCAGGGCCGCTATGTCTTCGTCAGCGCCGCCTGCGAACGCCTGCTCGGCTACACGCAGGCGGAGCTCGTCGGCAGCAACATGATCGATCTGGTGCACCCGGAGGACCGGGAGGAGACCCTGGCGGCGGCCAGCGAGATCATGGGCGGACAGTTCAAGATGCATTTCCAGAACCGCTACGTGCGCAAGGATGGCCGCATCGTGCATATCATGTGGTCGGCGCGCTGGTCGGAAGACAACTGCCTGCGCCTGGCGGTTGCCCGCGACATCACCGAACTCAAGCACGCCGAGCGCATGCAGGGCGCGATCTACCGGATCTCGGAGGCGGCCCACGATGCGGATCGCCTCGCCGACCTGTACCCGCATGTTCATCGCATCATCGGCGAGCTGCTGCCGGCCGAGAACTTCTTCGTCGTGTTGTCTGATCCGGCCCTGGAGCGCATCTCGTTCCCGTATTTCGTCGACGAGCGCGAGGGGGATCCCGGCGTCCAGAAGCTGGATGCCCGTCCACGCATTGCGGAGGTGATCCGCACCGGCAAGCCGCTGCTGGCGCCGGCATCCAGTGATCACCCGGACTGGCTGGGGGTGCCGCTGATGACCCGTAGCGGCGTCATGGGCGCCCTGGTGCTGAAGACCTATGCCGAGGGTGTCCATTACTCCGGCGAGGACAGAGAGCTGCTGCAGTTCGTGTCCACCCAGGTGGCCACGGCGATCGAGCGCAAGCAGGCGGAATCCCGCCTGCATCACATGGCGCATTACGATCCGCTCACGGACCTCCCCAACCGGACGCTGTTCAACGACCGCTTCGAGATGGCCTTGCTGAGGGCTCACCGCTTCGGGGAGCAACTGGCCCTGCTGGTCCTGGACCTCGATCTCTTCAAGCACATCAACGACACCCTGGGCCATGCCGTCGGTGATCAGGTGCTGCGCCAGGTGTCCCGCCGTCTCGAGCACTGCCTGCGCACGATGGACACCGTCGGGCGCATCGGGGGAGACGAGTTCACCGTGCTGCTGACCGATATCCAGGGATCTGACGACGTGGACCTCATCGTGGAGAAGATCCGTGCTGTCCTTGACCAGCCCCTTGACCTGGACGGTCGGCCCCTTGTCGTCTCGGCCAGTATCGGCAGTGCCCTCTATCCGGAGCACGGCGAGAACATCGATCAGCTGTTCAACCACGCCGACGCCGGCATGTACACCATGAAGCGTCGGGTCGCTTCCTGA
- a CDS encoding TRAP transporter large permease, producing the protein MSDYLALLMFPALLAFIIAGFPIAFSMIVIATIFGIMQFGDAAAYQLLTKIEDTASNSILAAVPLFIFMGAVLERSGIAERLFGAIHLWTTKLPGGLGVGAIIMGTLFAASSGVVGATEAVIGMLAVPVMLKHHYSKSLLSGTICASGSLGTAIPPSITVVVLGPVAGVSVGSLFSGLLIPGFLMAAMFLIYIIGVAYLKPEMAPQVEETDQVPLGARLRITLVALLPTLALIFVVLGTILMGVATPTEAAACGALGAILLSLAYRNLTFKVLWHAAIRTMNISAMILLIVLGGSMFAGVFFAAGGMATVQSLLMDTGLNPWMILAVILLITFIAGFVLDLISVVLIIIPVAMPIVRMLGFDEIWFCVAFLVVLQTSYLTPPLAPAIFYLRAITPPEVTLRHMYAGVVPFIVAQLLVLALVLTFPGLATWLPDAMSGPSWK; encoded by the coding sequence ATGAGTGATTATCTGGCTCTGCTGATGTTTCCGGCACTGCTGGCCTTCATCATTGCTGGCTTTCCCATTGCGTTCTCGATGATCGTCATCGCGACCATCTTCGGCATCATGCAGTTCGGGGATGCGGCGGCATACCAGTTGCTGACCAAGATCGAGGATACCGCCTCGAACTCCATCCTGGCGGCGGTGCCGCTGTTCATTTTCATGGGGGCCGTGCTGGAGCGCTCCGGTATCGCCGAGCGCCTCTTCGGTGCCATCCACCTCTGGACCACCAAGTTGCCCGGCGGGCTCGGTGTCGGCGCCATCATCATGGGGACCTTGTTCGCTGCTTCCAGCGGGGTGGTAGGGGCCACTGAGGCGGTGATCGGCATGCTGGCGGTGCCGGTGATGCTCAAGCACCATTACAGCAAGAGCCTGCTCTCCGGGACCATATGTGCCAGTGGTTCTCTGGGCACCGCCATCCCGCCCTCGATTACCGTGGTGGTGCTCGGGCCGGTAGCCGGAGTCTCGGTGGGCTCGCTGTTCAGTGGCCTGCTCATTCCTGGCTTCCTGATGGCGGCCATGTTCCTGATCTACATCATTGGTGTGGCTTATCTGAAGCCAGAGATGGCACCACAGGTGGAAGAAACGGATCAGGTGCCGCTGGGCGCCAGGTTACGTATCACGCTGGTGGCGCTTCTGCCCACCCTGGCGCTGATCTTCGTGGTGCTCGGGACGATCCTGATGGGCGTGGCCACGCCCACCGAGGCAGCGGCCTGTGGTGCCCTCGGGGCTATCCTGCTGTCGCTGGCGTACCGTAACTTGACGTTCAAGGTTCTCTGGCATGCGGCCATCAGGACCATGAACATATCGGCCATGATCCTGCTCATCGTGTTGGGCGGGAGCATGTTCGCCGGCGTGTTCTTCGCGGCGGGAGGCATGGCCACCGTGCAGTCGCTGCTGATGGATACTGGCCTCAATCCCTGGATGATCCTCGCAGTGATCCTGCTGATCACCTTCATTGCCGGTTTCGTGCTCGACTTGATCTCGGTGGTGCTGATCATCATTCCCGTCGCCATGCCAATCGTCAGGATGCTTGGGTTCGATGAGATCTGGTTCTGCGTGGCGTTCCTGGTGGTGTTGCAGACCAGCTATCTGACGCCTCCACTGGCACCTGCGATCTTCTACTTGCGAGCCATTACCCCGCCTGAAGTGACGCTCAGGCACATGTATGCCGGTGTGGTGCCCTTCATCGTGGCCCAGCTACTGGTGCTTGCCCTGGTGCTGACCTTTCCGGGTCTGGCGACATGGCTTCCGGACGCCATGAGCGGACCTTCCTGGAAATAA
- a CDS encoding zinc-binding metallopeptidase family protein, giving the protein MRVFANPVGAGSIWFDNLATADGTPVAYDPQARNFLPMPPFCANREVIGCNWIAPRQGAFCRSCAMTELAPDPSIPNAIPNWTQTEAAKRWVLDNLGRWHWFRPEDPGARPVFHMLAEGHTPVPMGHVGGVVTISVAEADPVLSITRREALEEPYRTMIGHMRHEISHMLWWRLSLREDFLAAFREMFGDERADYPAALQRHYHNGPPPGWRMSFLTSYASAHPHEDWAETAAHLLHLTDITDSFVAAGLSSPELPSAGWDPYVETDAERLIHVAATLVAGVNHVNRAMGLSDLYPFVLSDIARRKLVFVHDWLRRGAQGR; this is encoded by the coding sequence ATGCGTGTCTTTGCCAACCCGGTCGGAGCCGGATCCATCTGGTTCGACAACCTGGCCACCGCCGACGGAACGCCCGTGGCCTATGACCCTCAGGCCAGGAACTTCCTGCCCATGCCGCCGTTCTGTGCCAACCGCGAGGTCATCGGCTGCAACTGGATCGCGCCCAGGCAGGGGGCCTTCTGCCGTTCCTGTGCCATGACCGAGCTGGCACCGGACCCCTCCATCCCCAATGCCATTCCCAACTGGACGCAGACCGAGGCCGCCAAGCGCTGGGTGCTCGACAACCTGGGCCGCTGGCACTGGTTCCGACCCGAGGACCCTGGCGCTCGCCCCGTGTTTCACATGCTGGCCGAGGGCCACACTCCGGTACCCATGGGGCACGTCGGGGGCGTGGTGACGATCAGCGTCGCCGAGGCAGACCCGGTCCTGAGCATCACCCGTCGAGAGGCCCTGGAAGAGCCCTACCGCACCATGATCGGCCACATGCGCCACGAGATCTCGCATATGCTCTGGTGGCGTCTCAGCCTGCGGGAGGATTTCCTGGCGGCCTTCCGGGAGATGTTCGGCGATGAGCGGGCGGATTATCCCGCCGCGCTCCAGCGCCATTACCATAACGGTCCGCCGCCCGGCTGGCGCATGAGCTTCCTGACCTCCTATGCCTCCGCGCACCCCCATGAGGACTGGGCCGAGACCGCGGCCCACCTGTTGCACCTGACCGATATCACCGACAGCTTCGTCGCGGCAGGCCTCTCCTCGCCGGAACTGCCGAGCGCCGGCTGGGACCCCTACGTGGAGACCGACGCCGAGCGTCTGATCCATGTCGCGGCCACGCTGGTGGCGGGGGTCAACCACGTCAACCGCGCCATGGGACTCTCTGATCTCTACCCCTTCGTGCTGTCGGACATCGCCCGCCGCAAGCTGGTCTTCGTGCATGACTGGCTGCGCCGAGGTGCCCAGGGACGTTGA
- a CDS encoding DUF2141 domain-containing protein, translated as MVKTMSESADPASASTFTLKPPMARISVGIRRIALGVVLALGHLPAIVLAQSSCPGIHVKILDIRNSTGAVACALFEAPTGFPTEFLHSATNIMIIKIRDTQARCDFEDIPPGTYALAVIHDENMDGKLGTNWLGAPTEGYGFSNDAKAFMSAPSFDAASFSYNGQTLDMTIRLNY; from the coding sequence ATGGTGAAGACCATGAGTGAGTCAGCCGATCCTGCATCCGCATCGACCTTCACGCTCAAGCCCCCGATGGCGCGGATCTCCGTGGGAATTCGTCGTATCGCCTTGGGGGTCGTGTTGGCGTTGGGGCATCTTCCCGCTATCGTCCTGGCCCAATCATCCTGCCCTGGCATTCACGTGAAGATTCTGGACATCAGAAACAGCACCGGCGCGGTAGCCTGCGCGCTTTTCGAAGCACCAACGGGCTTTCCTACCGAGTTCCTGCACTCCGCAACCAACATCATGATCATCAAGATCCGGGATACCCAGGCGCGTTGCGACTTTGAAGACATCCCGCCGGGAACCTATGCGCTCGCCGTCATTCATGACGAAAACATGGACGGGAAGCTTGGCACCAACTGGCTGGGGGCTCCCACGGAAGGCTACGGTTTTTCCAACGACGCAAAAGCCTTCATGAGTGCGCCCTCGTTCGATGCCGCCAGCTTTTCCTACAATGGGCAGACCCTGGATATGACCATCAGACTCAACTACTGA